A portion of the Ferrimonas lipolytica genome contains these proteins:
- a CDS encoding YqiA/YcfP family alpha/beta fold hydrolase encodes MFLYLHGFNSAPSSLKAQQAKDYLAEHYPNEPYAFPQLATTPDEVKAQIVPLASAALEAGEPLRLMGSSMGGFFCTYLLENLTTKYPQTEITAVLINPAVNPWALMDDILGEHTNPYTNEVFQVEHQHAEQLELMNTANIRHHGAYRVLLQSGDEVLDYRLAVAKYGQSQLHIEPGGDHSYQNFAAQLPQAFAFLGLA; translated from the coding sequence ATGTTTTTATATCTGCACGGTTTTAATAGTGCCCCAAGCTCGCTCAAAGCGCAGCAAGCTAAAGATTATCTGGCTGAACACTACCCCAACGAACCGTATGCGTTCCCGCAGCTAGCCACCACACCTGATGAAGTGAAGGCACAGATAGTGCCATTGGCCTCCGCCGCGCTTGAAGCGGGTGAGCCGTTGCGATTGATGGGCAGTTCGATGGGTGGTTTTTTCTGCACCTATTTGCTGGAAAATTTGACAACTAAATACCCTCAAACCGAGATAACTGCGGTGTTGATCAACCCTGCAGTAAACCCTTGGGCGCTAATGGATGATATCCTAGGCGAACACACCAACCCCTACACCAATGAGGTGTTTCAGGTTGAGCATCAACACGCAGAACAATTGGAGTTGATGAATACCGCTAATATTCGCCACCATGGTGCTTATCGAGTGCTGTTACAAAGCGGCGATGAGGTACTGGATTATCGCTTAGCCGTTGCTAAGTACGGCCAAAGCCAGCTGCATATCGAGCCCGGTGGCGATCACAGCTACCAAAATTTTGCCGCTCAGCTGCCCCAAGCTTTTGCCTTTTTAGGGCTAGCTTGA
- the cpdA gene encoding 3',5'-cyclic-AMP phosphodiesterase → MSHTNRTISPLADDGSVLLAQVSDPHLFADRDNVFLGINPYDSFEAVVDELHGIDGLDSVLATGDISQDHTPGAYHQFAQMLATVNAPSYVLPGNHDLPHLMKALLVGPKVTCGRRIVVGDWQILMLDSTIKGKPAGHMSIDEQAWLLDMLKTHQMHTLVALHHNPIATGCTWLDQHSLDNGSEFLALLSRFDHVKGVIWGHVHQEMDLTYKNIRLMAVPSTSIQFLPNSHNFVLDTKQPGFRLLRLHPDGSIETEVKRLNSGRFNPDGSATGY, encoded by the coding sequence TTGAGCCACACCAATCGAACTATCTCACCACTCGCTGATGATGGCAGTGTATTGCTAGCACAAGTTAGTGATCCGCACCTATTTGCGGATCGAGATAACGTATTTTTGGGGATCAACCCATACGACAGCTTTGAGGCCGTAGTAGACGAGTTACACGGTATTGATGGTTTAGATTCGGTGCTTGCCACCGGTGACATCAGTCAAGATCATACCCCTGGCGCTTACCACCAGTTTGCGCAGATGCTGGCGACGGTTAACGCGCCGAGCTATGTCTTACCGGGAAATCACGACCTTCCACATTTGATGAAAGCGCTGTTGGTTGGCCCTAAGGTCACCTGTGGTCGTCGTATCGTTGTTGGTGATTGGCAGATCTTAATGCTCGACTCGACCATTAAAGGCAAACCCGCAGGGCATATGAGCATTGATGAGCAAGCGTGGTTGTTAGATATGCTCAAAACTCATCAAATGCATACCTTGGTTGCGCTGCACCACAATCCTATTGCTACCGGCTGTACTTGGCTTGATCAGCACAGCTTGGATAATGGCAGCGAATTCTTGGCGCTGTTGTCGCGCTTTGACCATGTTAAAGGGGTTATCTGGGGGCACGTTCACCAAGAGATGGATCTGACCTATAAAAACATTCGCTTGATGGCTGTGCCATCAACCAGTATTCAGTTTTTGCCCAACAGCCATAACTTTGTGCTCGACACCAAGCAACCTGGCTTCCGTTTGCTGCGACTGCACCCCGATGGTAGCATCGAAACTGAAGTTAAGCGCTTGAACAGTGGTCGATTTAATCCAGATGGTAGTGCCACTGGTTACTAA
- a CDS encoding DUF1249 domain-containing protein yields the protein MVSTASLIIMKQRYSPKVAELLALCTRNYASLQRLLTQARRVNGELERFHWHHKTQAITIELALCEQTKYTEVVKLTRHDESTKHLDAPSIDLRLYHDAQLAEVLTGQHFSRFLPVYPYPNASMLQRNEKFQVNLFVTELLGQFQHRDWLLMTIQESRKS from the coding sequence GTGGTTAGCACTGCATCACTCATCATTATGAAGCAGCGTTACTCACCAAAAGTGGCTGAACTGTTAGCGTTGTGCACTCGCAACTACGCGTCATTACAACGGTTATTAACCCAAGCGAGGCGGGTCAATGGGGAGTTAGAACGCTTCCATTGGCACCATAAAACGCAAGCGATAACCATCGAGCTAGCGCTGTGCGAGCAAACCAAATATACCGAGGTTGTTAAACTGACTCGGCATGATGAATCGACCAAACATCTGGATGCCCCTAGCATTGATTTACGCCTTTATCACGATGCCCAGCTTGCAGAAGTGTTAACTGGGCAACATTTTTCGAGATTCCTTCCGGTCTATCCTTATCCAAATGCGTCAATGCTACAGCGCAACGAAAAATTTCAGGTTAATCTATTTGTCACTGAACTACTGGGCCAGTTCCAACACCGGGATTGGTTGTTGATGACCATACAGGAGAGTCGTAAGTCTTGA